Below is a genomic region from Ziziphus jujuba cultivar Dongzao chromosome 7, ASM3175591v1.
ctctgtttctcaGTTTCTCTGATTTCAGGGAAATGAACAGTTCGATTTCCAAGCCTCTGAACTCGGAGAATATTCCTTTGCTTCTGGTCGTGGCTTTCTTCAAGGACGGCGGCCTTTAGAACACGCCGTCGTTTTGAAGAAAACGGTCTTGGAAAGTTCGGTTCTCCTAACGACGCCGTTTTTTTCACTATTTGCGTTCACCACCACCTTGAACAAGACACAAACTGCCGTGGTAAGTTGGTGGAAGAAATTCGATCCAGGTAAACAAATATCTTTGTCAAcccaccgaaaaaaaaaaaaaaaaacagcaacattttattaaatttttatttatttatttatttactgtacCAACTAACCAGACTAtagcaaataataatgataataataataacacctgACTAAACATATCCATATATgatttattcacccaaaaaaaaaaaaatatatatatatatatctatatttgatCATAAATTTTGTTGACCCACATTTCATAaactaaaataacaaaaaattaaagattaaaagaaaattatatgcaGAATACTGTCCAATGTCAGGACTTTGAAATTGGCTATCTTTAGGCGAAAAATTATCCAATAGGTCTAGTTTAAGCATAAACCTCCCCACAAATATTTAGAATATAGTTTggacatataataaaaattattaaacaaaaggGTTAAAATTAGCACAATATATGGATGAACAAAAACATCCTCTTtacgcaatatatatatatatatatatatttatatatatattaggaatGGGCAAGGTGAGTTGCACGTGGAccaatatataataatgttaaatattattttattaattttttgttatataaaaaatttattaatatgttactttaatgaaattttattagctTGGGttaacttataatatatatttaaagtaccaaaaaattatactatcgatttcaaaaaaaatttgtcggaaaaaaaaaaatagtatacaTATCTAACATATAATATTTACTCCTTTGGTTTTTAGCTTTCCAATCCAAAAAAATTCATGCAAAAAATATTgctttctgaaaaaaaaataaaaaaataaaaaaataaacgtaAACACTGAGCTATCTATTTCAATGATTCACTTTTAcctgattattaaaaaaaagtcaaaaaatattgagattacaaaaaataaaaatttaacaacaaaatGAGAATTGACATATAGGGGTCCCACCATCCcttcaacaaaacaaaaacataaacattCAGCTATCTATTCCAACGATTCACTTTTAcctgattattaaaaaaagtcaaaaaaatattgagattccaaaaaataaaaatttaacaacaaaataagAATTGACATATAGGGGTCCCATCCACTCAGTCGAGTGGATGGTGGGATCCGTTTacagtttctttttcttgtttggaCATATCCCAACTCGAATTCGTTTACGTctcctattttttttattttttatttttttgtaactgcataatatataaaatatagtgAAAAAAATCTATAACTTGGTGGTCCACACGGTGCATAATGAGATATCAAGTTATATAGACCTTTCAGTTTTACGGCATTTTTGTGGTGTCGCATAGGGAGGTCGAGAATCGTGCAAAAGCTGATGGGCATTTTCGCAACTTCAGGGACTTGAAAATTTGTAACAGCAGTGAGCGTTCagctttccatatatatatatatatatatatattatatgatgccGACTGTCTGCGTGCATATAcaatcaaatcaatttaaaaatatatatatatatatatatataatattatatgatgCAGACTGTCTGCGTGTATATAcaatcaaatcaatttaaaaaaaatatatatatatatatatcgatttTGATATGCATCCACGTAATAACAGTTTTGTATCATATATGGTTGAACAAATATTTATGCATCCACGTAATAACAGTTTTGTATCATATATGGttgaacaaatatttaataccataatattttagcaaaatatatatatatatatatatatttaacactaTAATAACTTTAAATATCCATTAGCAATCTACAAAGACTGTAAAGGAATGATTTGAACATTGAACTGTTGCATAAAATTAACTACCCAACAACATAcccaaaacaaaactaaaaaagcAAACCTACTTTCAAACTAAACAAGACAACAAAAGTTTTTGTGAAACCGTGGTATTGCTCCCAATCAAACAACTGTTGCAGCTTGTTCAACAAACCCTTCTTGTAATTTGTTTGGAGCTGCATCATGCAGATCTCCATTTTTAGCATCATCCACTGATTCTTTGTATGCAGCTGCATGAACTCCAACTGCAGCACGACCGGATGGGTCGAGATTTTTCGACCATGCTGCATCCCATTCAACAGCTTTAGCAGTACTACATGCCACACTTGGACCTCCAGGAACTGTTGATCTTGCAGCATTCTGTTCCGGAAATGGAAGGTTGAATCAGTTCTATGTTAATTAAAAATTGGTCCATTTTTATTCCAAATAGTTCACTAATCTTAAACATTGTAACATTTTATGTTTTCGCTTAAGGTGTGTAATTTTACCAGTTGAATACAGCATGGAACAAAATCTTTCCAAAAAATATACCTTCCTACTTCATCAAAATAGAAACCAGATTGACTGATAAATGCAAGTTAGCAAAGTTTTTTCCCAACAGAAGAAAAGAATAAATGGAGATAAGAAGTGCAAAACCCACCTTAGGAAAGAATTTCTCAAATATAGTTCTGTAGTAGTATGCTTCTTTGGTGGTAGGAGTATTTTCAGGGTAAACAAATCTGGCTTGCATAAGCATTGTATCTGTAACCTGTtaaattatggaaaattttaaaattaatcacATATAAATAAGGAAAAAGCATCTATTGATGTTTGTTGACTTCTGCTACTAAACAAAGTTTGCGcctacaaatttttatttttatttttaaaatatgatgCATACATGACCATCTGCATAATCCTTCAAGCCGTCAATCCAACTGTACCCAACACCATCACTGAATTGTTCCTTCTGCCTGTACAATATGTGctatataaaacaaaaccaaGCAAAAAGTTCATAAACTCTTCTCTGAATGAAAATCTAGCACGGACTGGGAATACAAGTAGGATATACCCCAAGAAAAATCTCTTCcaagggaaaataaaataaaaaatgtaagcACAATGACTCAGCGTGTTGCAAAAGCAGAAGATACAAACCTTTGGCAAATACGGTTCCTGATCATCGTCAAACGCATTACGTAAGATCCACTTCTCAATTCTTCCAAGATCAGGCCTGATCTGTAGTTATCATTGCATGCAAGTGCTTTATATTACAATCATGGAGGCCAGCCAAGAAACACTAAAATAATTATGTAGGATGGACTCGTACATTCCGCTTTATTGATAGATAATAAGTGATAACAAGAATACCTCCCAAAATGTTTATAACAATGGTTTTAatgtataatttaaacaattccGACAGAGAGACCACCCATATTCTACATCATTTATGATGTACCAACATTGAAACAAACACCAAATTGCAGGATAATTCTCTCAACTAAATTCAAAGATAGCATTGACATATAACAATCAGATACTAATAGTATGAAAATGCACAAGAATGGCAAACCAAACTTTGTAAGTATATAAAAAACTCTGcattgtgttttaaaaatataaaatgtactATATTATTTAGTATTAGGAAAACCTATGGGGTCATATTTTCATGTTATAAATGTTAGGCACTCCTGTGCAAGAGCAACCGCTATCCAGATAGAAAACAAGGCTTAAGAGAAGCTGCTCAgcagtaaaaaaattttaaggaaTATTTTATGAAACCAAAGACAAGAAATGTAATTACCATTTTCCATTCTGGATCTATGCCCATGGCAATATTTATGAATTCTTTATCTAAAAAGGGTACACGCGCCTCAAGCCCCCAAGCCGAAGTTGATTTGTTGGCCCTCAAACAGTCATACAGATGAAGAGCTTTAATCTgtttaattgtaaaaaaaaaataaaaataaaaataaaaaaccataaagaaTAAAAGTTGAAATAGTATATTGATAAAGcatgggggggaaaaaaaaatcaacaatgttGAAGGTAGACAATgatcataaaacataaaaaaacacTACAAGAGAGAGGGAAGATGGAAGGAGACAGACACACAGTAGGCGAGAGAGAGACTTCTCAGGCTGGATACCTTCCGACATGTTTCTTGGTGGAACTCCTCCTTGTTAGGTGCCTTATGGAAATATAAGTAGCCTCCGAAAATTTCATCTGAACCTTCACCAGAAAGAACCATTTTCACTCCCAAAGATTTAATTTTTCGAGACATAAGAAACATTGGAGTGCTAGCTCTGATAGTCGTCACGTCATATGTTTCAATATGATAAATGACTTCCTCAAGCGCATCTAAACCTTCCTGAAAGGCAAAAGAAACTCAAATCTACTAGAGTACTTAGGGTGCGCTTATAGGTAGTCATTTAACCTTATAACAAATGCATTTACCTGAACAGTGAAGTTAAACTCATGATGGCGAGTTCCAAGATAATCTGCTACCTCTCTGGCAGCTTTTAGATCTGGAGAACCCTGAATATTAGAAATGAGATgcaattatgaataaaatatagtaTCCGGAGAGATTAATCTGACATTGAATTGCAAGTAATTATGCTTAAAGCTGTCCAACAGAGTCATGTTTTAGCATTCTTTTTTGTCAGATGAACATTGCTCATTAGACAACCAGGATTTTTTAGGGTTACCAGGTCATACAGTAATGAGCAATGACCAAGTCCCAACCCCTTTGTCAAAGATAGTCACTAGATGACAATGGcatcaatttaattttacacTGCATACCAATTTATTATCTGTTAAAGTCCTAATCTGGAGTTTGGTTCTTCATTCTAGCATCAAACATGTCATAAACAGTACTTTTTACTAAGTACAACAGTTAAAAAAACATGATGTGGGAACCACCAAGTAAGTATCCAAGCAGCGGTAGTGCAAGAGGGTGAACAGAAGATAAAAacggaaaacaaaaacaaaaggggAAGAATCACTATGTTTGACTATTTAACAAGTAATATGACCTTCAAACCAATGCAAAAAGTGTGCAACTGAGATCCCCACTGAACAGCAGCTTCTGTATTAGCCAAATGGCGGTTAGCAACAGCAGCAACAAGTGATGAGTCCAACCCTCCAGACAAAAGTACACCAAATGGTACATCTGTCATAAGTCTCTTCACCACAGCCTGCAATAAGCAGAGATAAGAACTTATGAAGTTTTAATTATTCTCCAACTACCACAATATTCTTTATTAAAAGATACCATTATATTTTGTGATCCAACTAATAGACAAGCAAGTATATCTTGACTGGTTTGAATTCTATGGGTTAAATAATTATGCTTATTAAGCTATTTAATATACGAGGCATTTACCCCTCCGGACACAATTACAATATTTTCTGTTGTGataatattaacatatattAGATAGCAATATTTAGATTAATGGTGGCATATTAGAACCACAAACCCCAAAGTTTCCCTTCCCTCTAAGTTCTTCCACTCAGTTCCCAATGAGTAGATTTGCAAATTTGGACTTAGGCTTAAAAAGAGGGGAAAACGGCAACCAAAGGTCAAACAACCATGTCTTTCCAGAACCACTGACCTTCAAACATTATGGAGACATAGACCAGATACAAGAGAAGAAGTTTTTTGgggaataagaaaaaaaccttCTGATGTAAGTATATTAATGTCAGTAATAGAGTTCTCAATGACAAATAGAGAATAGAAtgaaacattttttaaattaattgtgCTATCAATGGAACCATAAGAACAATAAAAAGACTACAGCAAAAAACAACATAAGCGCAGAGCATGCCTTCTCAAAAGCCTTGCGCAAAACTATTGGATCATAAGGATTTGAGGGTATCTGCTCCAAATACCATGGTGGGTTGTACCACCTTCGCAGAGCTCCTGTAAATACatcaattcataaatattataaataggcAGAATGCAATatctaaaattaaatgaaaatgattacttttttattttttgggaaaatagAGACCTAAAGGAGCACgaagaaaaaattgaagtaGTATTGTAAAATGTACAAAGTTAACTTTCTAATAAAAACATCTTCAAGCCACCTAAAATAATTTACCTAATTCTGGTAAATTCTTGAGTTTGTCAAGTCAAAGAATagaattttatttggttttttttattattttcctccTAAGGACAAGATCATCAAGGAAAGCTCATTGTACATatccttataaattttttaccattttcttaattaatcaatccaAAAGTTGAATATCACTAGCTTAATATATGCATACCTTGCTTACTAGAATATATATGCCCAGGAAGAAAAGACATAAATCTCTCGCAGTCATCACTCAAGGCTTTCATTTCTGAGGCAAACCAAGTTGATCCTGCAAAAGATTAAACACTTTATAAAGTTCCTTCTCAACTGATGTAAGTGTGCAAGATGTGTATGCGTATGAAACAACAGAAACATTTATTCAGTAAATCTGGGTGGATTGGAAATGAAAGGATATATGGTAATGGCTAACATTAGAAATAGTTGGAGCAAATTACGATCTCAAGAATAAAGTATGCATAAGAAACAATACAAGCATTTATTCATTAAATCTAAGTGAACAGAAATGAAAGGACATATGGTAAtggttaatattataaatagttaCAGCAAATTAAGATCTCAGAAATACAAGAAGAAGCTCCTTAATGTATGATCATTGTGGTGTTATATAGTGCTGTACAACTTTCCTCTCGTCAAAATATATTACATTCCAACATAGACCCACTTAAAACCCAAGACTAATGAACTTACCCTATCAAATTTTTGCATTATTCCCCTTAGAatgagaggggaaaaaaaaaaaaaaagaaataaagaaataaaaaaaaattaaaaaaaaaagaaaagcaaaaaaggtgctcatttataatggaaaatatCATTGACATGGTAGAATATATTCTCAATACTGAAGGCCTCCCATGCATCTAAGTTACCAATTATGACGGTACAAACATTTTACACTTCATATGACAATtttgatccaaaaaataaaacaactatGATGTACAGACATTTTGCAGTTCATATGACAAtattaatctaataaaatatcaacattgAATACTAACAACATATGAGCCTTAATATAAAACTTTCAGAATTGGTAGATCAGGGCAAAGAAAGAAGAGGCACTGAAAAATGAAGACTACAGttataaaaacaacaaaagttCCAGAATGCAAGAACCAAGCTCATATCCACTTCAGTGAAGTAAACAGAGCTGTGTGTACATCAATCACTAGAAGCTCAAAATCCATCTTTCAGACAGATAATCATACAGCTTCTGGTCAGTGAATGTGCAAACCTAATAGCTTCCTCTTAGTGCAAATTAGGCAACATTGTAGTACATACCATCAAGACCCCAGCCTATGTAAAGTGGGGTAATGCCAATAGCATCCCGAGCTGCAATAAAACTTTTGTTGCGAGTGTCAAGAAGTACAAAGGAGAACATGCCATCCAACATGTCGACAAAATCTTCCCCATGTTCTTCATACTGGAAAGTATAGATGCTAAATTCAgaataataacagttgaaaataGATGCacacacaaagaaaaaagaaaaaagaaccaaaaaccaaaatgaaacCACTGTCAAGACTACCAAGATAGTCATTAAGCATAAATTCCATTCTTTCAAAGTACCAACCACTTACGAGATGGGCAATCACTTCACAGTCACTGCCAGTTCGGAACTGATGCGACTTCAGCTTTTCTCTCAATTGCTTATGGTTATATATCTCACCATTAACCTAAAAAAAGTAGCTCCAATTGTCAGACATGATCTTAAGTGACAAGCGGCTACATAGTAAATGAAGAAAatggtaagttttttttttttgtctctaatTGGTAAGAATGAGAATCAGAAACATGCATAATAATGAGCAGAGGTTTATCAACAATGAGCATAAACTTAAGCTTGTAGCCTATCAAGGTCCAACAGCAACTTGTGGTCGAACCAGTTGGAATCCAGATATTGAATTTACGTCTCCAACATCTTAGAATGAGGAAATTCATGAAGAATGAAAAAGGGAAGGAGGAAGGGAGAAAGAGTACAGTGACGATAATTGTCTTGTCTTCATTGTAAAGTGGTTGATCTCCTGAAGTGGGATCTACAATAGCTAATCGTTGATGAGCAAGGTAACAATCCTCATGACAGTGCAAGCCACTCCAATCAGGACCTCTATGCCGTAACCTACACTTCACAAGTTATTTTTAAGTTATTAAAAATACATAGTAGAGTTAGGCATTTCATTCACTCACAAGAAAGCAACCATAATTCTAAACGTTCTCAGGATTTCATAATTTGCATTCcaaatttaaaccaaaaaaataaataaataagtaaagtgAACCCAATTTACCCATGAATGCATGCATAAGCAATTTCGTCCAGATCACCCACATTGTGTACAATTTATCAGAGATATCCCTTATACACACGGTTAAACGAATAAACCCAATGGTACTAATCACTTAGACTGCATATTTAAGGGGACAAAAATTCATGGTTTAAAAACTTTGCACATTTACATTCCACCTTCCAAATTCggattttaagaaaatataacaTAAGCCTAGCGTGTTTCCTCATTTTCCCAGTCTTTCTTGGTCTAAAACAAACAATAAGCACTAAATAactttttggggaaaaaaaaaaaaaatagaaactttcTTTTGCTAATACTTAAGCAAAACCAAAATGCTTAGTGAAAAGGAGCAACGGTAAAAAccgaaaattgaaaaaaaaaaaaaaaatcctaaaaatataaatgaagaGAAACAAGCAAAGTAACTTTGCAAGCAAATGAAGCATTCTAATACTGacagagaaaatgaaaaagtaacatataaatatatcagaGAATGAAGGTTCAAATGAAACGCATTAACAATTTTCAATGGCTAAAATAATTCCCTATTTTAGAataagattataaaaaaaaaaaaaatcattaatatataattctaCGTTCAtcctgtgtatatatatatatatatatgaaaaataaataaaataaaataaaatgaaaagaaagaaaatccacCTCCGAGATAATTCGATGATACGCGAGCGCTTGGCATGAGAGTTGTCCAAGCAACCAAGCACAGCAAGTATTCCACACATGGCGGCCTCCTGCTTTTCTCCGAATGAGCGTGGCTGGAGTGGTTTCGCCAATACAAAATACTGAGGCTCAGGATTCTCGCGTGGATTTTGTACTCTCTAATATAAAACCCCACCCACCCCCTATATCACCGGCACGGCCGTTGATTTCTCACACTTCCGCTCTctacttttctttcttatttatttattttcaaaaggtCAACACCTTTATTTATACTCTCTGCCAGAATCTAAGTGgattcccttttgtttttttttttcctttttatttttttttataaaataaaataaaacaaaataaagattcTACTGTTGGAATTtcgtattattatttattgggtGCAACCGTGTGGATCTTTAATAAGTAATTCATGCACCAAGTTTTTTCTGGCGGACACTATGtgaataaatatgtttaataattattaaacttatttcccagaagaaaacaaatatcaTCTACTAATAATCTTATAATGAGAAAACtgattaataataaagttaattaTACTGCATTTTCCTGTAGTTGTTCTTagttacaatataatatttttatatttattataattacacaAATATCATCTACTAATAATCTTATAATGAGAAAACtgattaataataaagaaagttaattattatgcattttCCTGTAGTTGTTCTTagttacaatataatattttcatatttattataattacattcgtattttttccataaaagtttattcataaaaatattttttctctcttgcgtgctaattaaaattattgaattacccttatatatattaattaaatggattttgatttgtttgaaaaataattatcaattttcaaTGACATTtacacacatatatgtgtaaTTAATATAAGGGTTAATTATACTGTATTttcttatgattttttttaattacaaaaaataccctaatatatatagtaattacaAATCAATCCCTGATATTATCACATTGGCGTTAAAGTTAACAGAAGAGGAATATAATAATCATTTAACAGCTattccaaaatacaaatttaaaaataaaaaataaaaaatataaaaaagatatattttccACTGTTTTTAGGTTTCACCTCCACCTAGCCATTGTTTTTACCTTCATGCCCGACTGACAGGGGTTTTCACCTTCATGTCCGATTGAGGTCTCGAATCTCATTTTTTCGACAAACGGATCTTGAGCAGATCTCGGTTCTTGGAATCCAGgtttccttctcttctcttctcttcctctgcttctctctctctctctcatccatttttttggctttgtcatattttgattttctttacccAACTACAaagcagaaaattaaaaatgtcaGTTAAAATACACATAAtcacaaaaaattcaaaaatccttccttttttcttaaattaatgAGATTATGGTAATTTGCTCGAAATTTAATTTGCTTTCATACTTTTGGCATGAAAAGTGTGTATACTTATGTATGtaggtataattatattaaggGTTAGACTCCAAGAACCGAGATCTGCTCGAGATCCATCCGTCAAAGAAATGAGATTCGAAACCTCTATCAGACATGAAGGTGAAAACAATGGTTACGTGAAGGTGAAACCTAAAAactatggaaaatatatatttttttatgtttttttatttgttttttaatttttttttttttaaatagctgTTAAATGActattatattctttttccGTTAACTTTAACGCCAATATAGTATTATTAGGAATTGATTtgtaattactatatatatcaaaatattttttgtaatttaaaaaaatcacaaGAAAGTGCAGTGTAATTaatccataataatattataaaaagctAGGACAACAAGATTCtttaataagaaaagaaaaaaaaagaatagacgaaaaaatttagagaaaatgattgttttaatatttaagtcattctcatgttttatttaagaaattaattttgcaTCAAAATTTTACTATTAGTTTTAGCATACACAATTCTTTGATTCCATTTTAATTAGTGACCAAAcagtaataaaagaaaaaaaagaaaaagaaaaaaacttgaaCCAaatggatcttttttttttcttttctttttttatttttattttttgatgaaaatgtaCCAAATGGATCTGACTGCTTAGAAAAActctaaaataaaacaaaattaggaTTCAGaggataaaaattatttattatattatttttatgaatataatgtttatttttaaattctttttctcCATGATTTtcatttaactatttttttaaaaattagtaattaaaaaattataataataaataataaaatttcaacatcACCGTACGAGCTTAGCAGACGAGAGGGCGGCTCCAGTTGGCAGCAGACAATTTTGACCACCTTTCGGAATTGGGGGGATTTGGCATAGACTGCATGAGACAGGCAatatgatggttttttttttttttttttttttgactaccaaaaaaaaaaaacaaaaaaacaaaaaaacaaaacaaaccataaaacaaaaaacaaaaaatgcaatATTGTAATGAATGCCACCATTCCATTATCTCTTTATAACTTgcacttttatttatatttatcatgtaatctatattatatttttatagcattaatttttatatatttatgagttATTTA
It encodes:
- the LOC107425181 gene encoding asparagine synthetase [glutamine-hydrolyzing] 2, whose protein sequence is MCGILAVLGCLDNSHAKRSRIIELSRRLRHRGPDWSGLHCHEDCYLAHQRLAIVDPTSGDQPLYNEDKTIIVTVNGEIYNHKQLREKLKSHQFRTGSDCEVIAHLYEEHGEDFVDMLDGMFSFVLLDTRNKSFIAARDAIGITPLYIGWGLDGSTWFASEMKALSDDCERFMSFLPGHIYSSKQGALRRWYNPPWYLEQIPSNPYDPIVLRKAFEKAVVKRLMTDVPFGVLLSGGLDSSLVAAVANRHLANTEAAVQWGSQLHTFCIGLKGSPDLKAAREVADYLGTRHHEFNFTVQEGLDALEEVIYHIETYDVTTIRASTPMFLMSRKIKSLGVKMVLSGEGSDEIFGGYLYFHKAPNKEEFHQETCRKIKALHLYDCLRANKSTSAWGLEARVPFLDKEFINIAMGIDPEWKMIRPDLGRIEKWILRNAFDDDQEPYLPKHILYRQKEQFSDGVGYSWIDGLKDYADGHVTDTMLMQARFVYPENTPTTKEAYYYRTIFEKFFPKNAARSTVPGGPSVACSTAKAVEWDAAWSKNLDPSGRAAVGVHAAAYKESVDDAKNGDLHDAAPNKLQEGFVEQAATVV